One window of the Macaca thibetana thibetana isolate TM-01 chromosome 13, ASM2454274v1, whole genome shotgun sequence genome contains the following:
- the LOC126934346 gene encoding protein S100-A11-like, protein MAKVSSPTEIERCLESLIDVFQKYAGKDGYNYTLSKTEFLSFMNTELAAFTKNQKDPGVLDCMMKRLDTNSDGQLDFSEFLNLIGGLAMACHDSFLKAVPSQKRI, encoded by the coding sequence atggcaaaagtctCCAGCCCTACAGAAATTGAGCGGTGCCTCGAGTCCCTGATTGATGTTTTCCAGAAGTATGCTGGAAAGGATGGTTATAACTACACTCTCTCCAAGACGGAGTTCCTAAGCTTCATGAATACAGAACTGGCTGCCTTCACAAAGAACCAGAAGGACCCCGGTGTCCTTGACTGCATGATGAAGAGACTGGATACCAACAGTGATGGACAGCTAGATTTCTCAGAATTTCTGAATCTGATTGGTGGTCTAGCTATGGCTTGCCATGACTCCTTCCTCAAGGCTGTCCCTTCCCAGAAGCGGATCTGA